The genomic segment CCAGACGACCTTCTGGCAGGGGCGCCCGCTGGGGTCGGTGCGGGTCGCGGACCTGCGGCAGACCGAGTGGCTGGTGCTGGGCATCCCGCTCGCGGTCGCCATCCTCTTCGGGGTGTACTCGGCCCCCGCGCTCAACCTGATTCAACCCGCCGTGCGCGGGGTGCTCTCTGCCCTGGGGGGGCAATAAATGTTGCAAGCTCCTGATATCGCCCTCGCGCCGCTGCTGCCCATCCTGCTGGTGCTGGCGGGGGCCGTGTCCAGCACGGTGCTGGGCTTTCACCTGCCCCGGCGCACGCTGACCTACATCAACCTCGCGCTGCTGATTCTGAGCGGACTGGCGATGGGCCTGCTGTGGAGCGGCCCCGGCGAGGTCCCGGCGACCGCCTTCGGCGGCGGCCTGCAAGCCGACAACGCCGCCATCCTGCTGGGCCTCACGATTCTGGCGGGCAGCGTGATGACCCTGCTGGTGAGCCTGGACACGGCCTACCGCGCCCGCGTGAGCTTTCCGGAGTTTGACGCGATGCTGATGTACGCGATCACCGGGACGCTGCTGATCGCCTTCTCCGGCGACCTGATCGTGATGCTGATCGGGCTGGAGGTCATGAGTCTGGCAAGCTACGTGCTGGCGACCCTGCAGGACTCGCGCCGCGCCGAGGAATCCGGCCTGAAGTACTTCCTGCTGGGGTCGGTGGGCAGCGCCATCCTGATCTACGGTCTCGCGCTGGTGTACGGGGCGACGGGCAGCCTGAGCTACGCGGGCATCGCGGAGGCGACGGCGGGCCTGACTCCCGGCAATCTCGGCCTCCTCGTGGGCGGGGCGCTGCTGCTGCTGGCGGGCTTCGGGTTCAAGGTGGCGCTGGCCCCCTTCCACCAGTGGACGCCCGACGTGTACTCCGGGGCGCCCACCTCGGTCAGCCTCTTCCTGAGCACGGTGGTCAAGGTCGCGGCCTTCGCGGGAATGCTGCGGGTCTTCGGCGGGGCGCTGCAAAACGCGCCCTTCTGGGCCTCGGCGCTGCAACTCCTGATCGCGGCGACCTTGATTATCGGGAACGCGGCCTCGCTGTTCCAGACCAACTTCAAGCGGATGCTGGCGTATTCGGCGGTTGCCCACACCGGCTTCGTGGCGATGACCCTGCTGGGTACACCGGGGCTGGGCGGCGCGGCGCTGGGCTACTACCTGCTGATCTACACGCTGATGACGGCGGCCGCCCTGGCAGTCGTGGCGGCCCTGCAACGCAGCGAGGCCGGGATGGAGATCAGCGACTTGCGCGGGTTGTACTACCGGCACCCCGGCTACGCGATCGCGCTGGCGGTGTGCCTCGCCAGTCTCGCGGGGCTGCCGCCCTTCGCGGGCTTTTTCGGCAAGTACCTCGCGTTCCAGGCGGCCTTTCAGAACGGGTACGTCTGGCTGAGCATCCTCGCGGTGCTGGCGAGCGTGGCGGCGTTGGTGTACTACCTGCGCCCCGCGATGCTGCTGTTCATGCCCGACCGCACCCCCGCCCGCGAGTACGCGCACGGCCAGCGCCCCGCGACCAACCTGACGGTGGCGCTGGGCGTCGCCGGAATCACCGTGCTGGGGCTGCTGCCCAACCTGTGGTACGGGTGGGTGGCGGACCCGGCAATCTGGGAGCTGTTGGCGGGGCGGTAGGGGAGACGCCAAAGGAAGAGGAGCGAAGGCATCTGCTTTCGCTCCTCTTCCTTTGCTGGGGCTACTCCCGCTGCGCCTGCCCGTACTTCATCCGGTAGCGGCTGCGGCTGGCCGCTTCCAGCAGGTCGGCGGGGCCAGAGGTGTCCGGGCTGGTGGTCGCCGCCCCCACCGAGGCCCGCAGGGGCAGGTCGCGGTAGCTCAGGCCGTCCAGCGAGGCGATCAGGTTGTCCGAGAGGCCCCCGATCTCGGCGGGGCCGACGTTGTCGAGCAGCACGGCGAACTCGTCCGGTCCCCAGCGGAAGACGAGGTCGCCCCGGCGCTTCTGGGCCTGCAGGCGGGCAGCGAGGTCCCGCAGCACCTCGTCCCCCGCGCCGCGCCCGTACTTCTCGTTCACGGCCCGGAACCCGCTGAGGTCCACCAGCAGCAGCCCCAGTGGGCGCCCGGCGCGGCCCGGCCAGCGGTGCTCGACGGCGCGGGTAAAGGCGAGGCGGTTGCCCATCCCGGTCAGGGGGTCGCGGGTGCCCAGCGTCCGCAGGGTCCACCAGCGTTCCAGCGCGACGAGCGCCATACCCAGAATCGCGGCGACCGAGACGGTCACGCCGGGGAACCACAGGTTCACCAACCACAGCGGGGCCGCCAGCCCCAGCGTACCCAGCGCCAGCCCAAAGCCCCACAGCCCGCCCAGCCACGCCGCCAGCGCCGCCGCCGCGACCGCGAGCAGGGCGACCAGCCAGCCCGGCAGCAGGGTGGGCGGGGGTGCGAGCAGGGTGGACACCGCCTGGGCCTGCAGCACGGGCACCGGGGTAGGTTGCCCGGCCGGGTCGAGCAGGGTGGTGTCCGGCTCGCTGGCGGCCGTCACACCCAGGATCACCACCCGCCCCTGCAGGTCCCCGAAGCGCACATTGCCGTTCACCACGTCGCGGAAGGGGATGGCGGCCAGGCGGCTGGCGTCGCGCCGGAACTGCCGCAGCAGCCGGGGCTGGGGGTCGAGCGGCACCGTCTGCCCCGCACTGACGGCGAGCTGGCGCGAGAAGCTGGGTTGCAGCTCGCCTGAAGGGTCGGGGAGGGCCGTTCGGAAGCGCCGTACCATGCCCCGCGTGTCGGGGTCCAGGGTCACCACGCCGGTAGGAAGGCGCTGGCCTTCCAGGGGTGCGAGCGGCTCGCCGGGCGTGCTCGACAGCACCACGTTGGGCCGGGCGAACACCCAGGCGAGGTCCGGCGTCCGCGCCAGCGCCGAGAGCCGGGGGTCCAGGCCCACCGTCTGCACCCCGGCCTGATCCAGCGTGTTCAGGGCCTGCGCATACAGCTCGGGAGGCCACACGGTGGGCGGGCCATAGTCGCGCAGCGACGTGTCGTCCACCCCCACGACCACCACCCGCCCGTCCGGGGGCGCGGGGAGGGCACGGTTGAGGCTGTCCCACAGCCGCCCATTCTGCGGAAAGAGCAGCCCCACCCCCAGCCCCAGCAGGGCGGCGGCGGGCACCGTCAGCCGGGAGAGGGGCCGTTCCCCGCCCCCCCGGCCGCGCTCAGGGAAGGACCGCATACGCCTCGTTTCCGGCCTCGTCGCGCACGGTGACCCGCACCGGGGTGCCGTCCGGTGGGGCGGGGAGGGGGAGGTCCAGCACGGCCACCCCGTCCGGCCCCACGGCCACCCGGCGGGTCTGGGTCTCGGTGCCCAGCCGCAGCGTGAGCGTGAGGCGTCCGGCGCGGCTCTGGGCGGTGCCGAGGTCGCGCAGGGTGCCGGTCACGCGCAGCAGCCTCCCCTCTCGCTCGGCCCGCAGCCCGGTCAGGGAGGGGGGCGTGCGGTCCACGACAACCGTCACCCGCCGGGTGCGCCGCTGTCCGCGCCAGTCGGCCCGGACCTCCACCCGCGCCTCGCCCTCGGGGAGACTCGCCCCGGCGAGCCGGAAGCGGCCCGGCTGCCCGGCCACGGGGGACAGCGCCAGCACCCGGCTCCCCACCAGGGCGCTTACCGTCGCCCCCGGCTGGGTGGTGACCCCCAGGGAGAGGGACCGCGTGGGGCTGCTCACCGGGTCCAGCCGCAGGACAAGGGGCGCCAACACCTGCGCGTCCAGTGCCGGGTTGGGCAGGGGGGTCGCCCCGCTCCCCGTCGGCGCCGCGAATACCCCGAAGGTCTTGCGCAGGCCCGCGACCTCCACGGCAAAGGCGCTGCCCCGCAGTCCACTCCCCACCAGCGCGGGCTGCCCCGCCCCGCTGCGAACCACGTTCCAGGCTTGCCCCCGCAGCAGGCCCAGGCTGGTCGTACCGGACTCCGGCCCCGCCGTGGCCGTCAGTTCACTGTTCTCCTGAAGTCGCAGGTAGCCGCCTCCTAGAAAGCCCACCTCTGCCCAGGCGCCCACGCCGGTGCTCAGGCGGGTGCCGGGGTCCAGGGTCGCCCCCACCCGCGCGACCGTGCGCGTGCCGCCCGCCGTGACGTACACCGGCCCGCGCGTGGCCTGCACGCTGGCTCTCCCGGTGCCCGTCAGCCGGGGGGCGTACCACGGACCCTCCTCCTCGCGGAAGGCGGTCACCCGGCCGGTGCCCAGCGCGACAGCCTGCCCGGCCTTTAGCCGCGTGGCCTTGCCCGCGACCGTCACTCGTGCTCCGCCCGCCAGAACCGCGACCCGCTTGAGGCCCCCCACACCCAGGTCGGCCCGCACCTGCGCCCCGGCGTCCAGCGTGAGGGGCTGCCCCAGCGCAGTCAGGCTCAGCGGTCCCAGTAGCAGAAACCGGCCTTCCTGAAGCTCGGCCCGCCCGCCCGCCACCCGCAGCCGCGAGGCCGGGCCGAGGAGGAGTTTCCCCGTCGTGCCATTGCGAATGGTGGTCCAGACCAGCCCGTCGCCCCCCGTCCGCAGGCCCGCCGTGACGGTCGCGGGTACTCGCAGGGACACCCAGCGCCCCCCCGTCAGCGCTTCGGCCCGCCCTTGAAGCTGCTCGGCTTTGACGAGGGGGGATGGGCCGGAGGCCGCGTCCGCCGCCGGTCCCAGCAGCGCCGCGAGCAGGGCCGTGCGGAGGGGCAGGGAGGGGCGGGGCACGGGTGGCAGACTCACCCGGCCAGTCTACCGGGTCGCTTCCGCCCGGCACCCGGCAAAACACCACGAAGACGGCAACCGGAGAAGAGCTGCACTCACAGGGCGCCCTATACTGCCCGCCGTGCTTGTCGCCTTGCAGGACGCCACCAAGGAATACGGCCCCCTCACTGTGCTGTCGGACATCACCTTCGCCGTGCAGCCCGGCGACCGGGTGGGGCTGGTGGGCCGCAATGGGGCGGGCAAGAGCACCCTGCTGCGCCTGCTGACGGGCGAGTTGAAGCCCGACGGCGGCACCGTGCGTCGGGCGCCAGGGGTGCGGGCGCGGGCCTTGCGGCAGGACCCCACCTTTCCTGGGGGCGCGACCGTGGATAGCGTGCTGGAGGCGGCCTTTCATGACCTCGACGCGCTGGAGGCCGAGCTGAGTCAGGCGGCGGAGGCGATGGCGAGCGGCACCCCCGAGAGCGTCCTGCACCACGAGGCCGTGCTGGAGCACTACGTCCGCCGGGGCGGCTTCGAGCGCCGCAGCCGCAAGGAGGCGGTGACGCTGGCCTTCGGCTTCCGGGGCCGCGAGCACGACCCGGTCGCCGGGCTCTCCGGCGGCGAGCGCACCCGCCTAGGCCTCGCCGCCCTGCTGGTGGAAAACCCCGACGTGCTGCTCCTCGACGAGCCCACCAACCACCTCGACATCGTGATGGTGGAGTGGCTGGAGGGCTTCCTCTCGCGCTATCCCGGCGCCGTGCTGGTGATCAGCCACGACCGCGCCTTCCTGGACGCCGTGACGAACGAGACCGCCTACCTGCGCGGCGGCGGGCTGAGCGTCTACAAGGGCGGGTACACGACCTTCCGCGAGACGCTGGCCGCCGAACAGGAGCAGCAGGCCGCGCAGCACGCGCAGGACGCCCGGCAGATCGCCTCTCTCCAGGCCAGCGCCGACCGCATGAAGATCTGGGGCCTGGGCATGAGCAAGCTCGCCCGCCGCGCGAAGGCGATGCAGGCCCGCGTGGACCGGATGCAGGCCCGTGCCACGAGCGCCCCACCCCCGGAGGAACGCACCACCCGCATCACCTTTCACGCGCCCGAGAGCGGCGACGTGGTGCTCGACGCCCGGCACCTCACCCGCCGTCTGGGGGGGCGCACCCTGTTCGAGGACGTGAACGTGCAACTGCGCCGGGGCGACCGGGTGGCGATCATCGGGCGCAACGGGGCGGGGAAGACGACCCTGCTGCGGGCCTTGCTGGGCATGGACCCCTCCGACGACCCGCGCGGGCGGGTGCTGACGGGTGCCCGCGTCAGCGTGGGCTACTACGACCAGGCCCTGCGCGGGGTGGACCCCTCCCAGACCCTCTACGACGTGGCCCGCGAGTACGTGCAAAAGGACTTCGAGGCCCACAACCTGCTGGGCACCTTTCTTTTTCCCTACGACCAGCACGACAAGCAGGCCCGCATTCTCTCGGGCGGCGAGCGGGCGCGGCTGGCGCTCTTGAAGCTCGCGCAGGAAGACCACAACCTCCTCGTCCTCGACGAGCCGACCAATCACCTCGACATGGAGATGGTGGAGGCGCTGGAGGACGCCCTGAGCGCCTACTCCGGCACCCTGCTCATGGTGAGCCACGACCGCGCCTTTATCGAGGGCCTGGCCGACCGCATCTGGCTGATCGAGGACGGCGTGTTCTACGAGTACCCCGGCTGGGCCGACTACCGCGAGAAGCACCGACCCGCTGTGGTGGAGGAAGTCAGGCCCACGTCAAAGCCAGTGTCTGCACCCGCTCCGAAGGGCAAGGGCCTGTGGCACCTCAAGCGCGAGGTCGAGGCGCTGGAAGCTGAGATTGCCCGGCTGGAGGCCGAGCTGGAGGAGGCCCAGGCCGCCCTCGCCGCCGCCCCTCCCGACGCCGATTTCGTGGCGCTGGGTCAGGCCGCGCACGACCTCGAAGTGCGTCTGGAAGCGAAGATGACCGCCTGGGGCGAGAAGCAGGCGGAGGTGGAGGCGCGGGGGGGTTGAGACTCGTCAGGTTGCTTTCACCTGTGCCCCCCACACTGCGGCCATGAAGCGTCTCGCCTCCCTTCTTCTGGCACTCGCCGTGAGCGCGGGGGCCAATTCCTACGTGCCCCCGCGCCCGCTGCTGATCGGCTCGGACTTTGGGAGCTACGGCTTCAAATTCCTGCCGCATGGAGTAAATGACGCCAACGCCAGTGCGCGGGAGAGCTGGGGCGAACTGTTCGTGTTGCAGCCTGACGGCACCCTGAGAACCCTCTGGAAGCGCAAGCTCGTGAACATCCCGAGCCGCGTCCTGATCAGCCCGCGCGGACAGGTGGTCACGCTCGACAACTGGGCGGGCTCCGGCAGCCCGAAGCACGCCGTGGTGATCTATGACCTGCAAGGCAAGGTGACGGCGGACCTCAAGTTCTCCGATGTGGTTCCCGCCCCGGACGCCTGCCCGCGCTGCCAGTCGATGGACGGTCCCTTCCTGAGCTGGGGTTACACGCCCAAATTCACCTTCTACGGCGAAGACGTACATCTGGCGTTGCGAAACCCCCAGGGAAAAGGCCCCAGCCTGAACCTCGTCACCGGGAAACTCAAGACGCTCTGGAACGGCCAGCCCCGTCCCTGACGGCCTTCACAACCCCGCCGGGTACGTGTCCGGCACTTCCCCTTCCTCCTCCACCCCGGAGGTCGTGTCCAGCGGCACCAGCGCCGTCGTCCGGTCGAAGTGCAGCAGGGCGTCGTACATGTGCGCCGGGCGGGTGTGGACATAGTGGCTCCAGCGCTCGGTCTCGGGGCGGTAGATCACGCCGATGAAGCGCTGAAGTTGCTCCTCGTCCAGCACGTCGGCCACCTCCGCCGCCCGCAGGTCCAGCCAGAAGTCGCCGCCGACCGCGTGCAGCCGCTCTTCCAGGCTGCCCTTCATGCCGGGCCGCACCCGCTTGAGCCGTGCGGGTTCGTCCCAGTCGTCCGAGGCGGTCACGCTCCCGTGGTGGGTGGTCTGCCCGAGGATAAAGGTGTCCAGGGGCCAGCGCTCGCGCACGAGCTGCCCGAGGTTGTGCTCGCCCCGTGCCCACCCCATCTCGCTCGCGCGGGCGTCCCCCAGGTGCGAGTTGTGTGCCCAGACCACGACCTTCTGCGGCCGACCCTGCGCCTCGCCGTGGTCGACCAGCGCGGCCAGCGTCTCGGCCATGTGCGAGTCGCGGATGTTCCACGATTCCTCGCGGCCCCGGAACATGGAACGGTAATAGCTCTCGGCGTTCTTGGCGAGGCGGGCGTTCTGCTCGGCGTAGAAGAGTTCGTCGCCCCCCAGCGGCCCGTGGGCGGGGTCCGGCTCGCGGCGCTGGAGTTCGAGCAGTTGCGCGACGGCGGCGTCCTCGCACGGTTCCTGGCGGCCGGACTCGGCCGCGTACCCGTAGGCCTGCGGGTTGTCCCCGAAGTGGTCGAAGCAGGCGTAGCGCTTCCGGGCGCGGCCCGCCGCCTCGGGGTCTACCCCTTCCAGATAACGCACCACCTCCGAGACCGAGCGGTGCAGGCTGTAGAGGTCGAGGCCATAAAAGCCCGCCTCCCGCCCCGGCTGCCGTGCGCCAAAGTCCCGCAGCCAGCGGGCGAACTCAGCCACGTCCTCGTTGCGCCACATCCAGCGGGGAAAGCGGGAAAAGTCGCTCAGGGCCTCTATCGCGTCGCCGTCTTCCCCCTGGCCGCGCACCCAGCGGTTGACTCGGTAGGCGTCGGGCCAGTCGGCTTCGACGGCGACGGCGGTAAAGCCCTTCTCCTCGATCAGGCGCCGGGTCAGCCGCGCCCGCTCGCGGTAGAACTCGTGGGTGCCGTGCGAGGCTTCCCCGATCAGGACGAAGCGGGCCTCCCCGATGCGCTCCAGCAGGGCGTCGTAGTCGTGGGAGGCGCCGGTCAGCGGCCGGGCGGCGGTCTGGAGGGGGTCGGTCATGGTCACTCCTGGGGGCGGGCGGCGCGGGTCAGGGCCTCGCGCACCTCGTCGTCGGTCGTCTGGGCGAAGTCGCGGTAGAACTGCCCCACCGCCATGAAGTCGGGCGGGGTATGGAGGCAGACCACCTCGTCGGCCTC from the Deinococcus sp. NW-56 genome contains:
- a CDS encoding erythromycin esterase family protein; the protein is MTDPLQTAARPLTGASHDYDALLERIGEARFVLIGEASHGTHEFYRERARLTRRLIEEKGFTAVAVEADWPDAYRVNRWVRGQGEDGDAIEALSDFSRFPRWMWRNEDVAEFARWLRDFGARQPGREAGFYGLDLYSLHRSVSEVVRYLEGVDPEAAGRARKRYACFDHFGDNPQAYGYAAESGRQEPCEDAAVAQLLELQRREPDPAHGPLGGDELFYAEQNARLAKNAESYYRSMFRGREESWNIRDSHMAETLAALVDHGEAQGRPQKVVVWAHNSHLGDARASEMGWARGEHNLGQLVRERWPLDTFILGQTTHHGSVTASDDWDEPARLKRVRPGMKGSLEERLHAVGGDFWLDLRAAEVADVLDEEQLQRFIGVIYRPETERWSHYVHTRPAHMYDALLHFDRTTALVPLDTTSGVEEEGEVPDTYPAGL
- a CDS encoding NADH-quinone oxidoreductase subunit N, which produces MLQAPDIALAPLLPILLVLAGAVSSTVLGFHLPRRTLTYINLALLILSGLAMGLLWSGPGEVPATAFGGGLQADNAAILLGLTILAGSVMTLLVSLDTAYRARVSFPEFDAMLMYAITGTLLIAFSGDLIVMLIGLEVMSLASYVLATLQDSRRAEESGLKYFLLGSVGSAILIYGLALVYGATGSLSYAGIAEATAGLTPGNLGLLVGGALLLLAGFGFKVALAPFHQWTPDVYSGAPTSVSLFLSTVVKVAAFAGMLRVFGGALQNAPFWASALQLLIAATLIIGNAASLFQTNFKRMLAYSAVAHTGFVAMTLLGTPGLGGAALGYYLLIYTLMTAAALAVVAALQRSEAGMEISDLRGLYYRHPGYAIALAVCLASLAGLPPFAGFFGKYLAFQAAFQNGYVWLSILAVLASVAALVYYLRPAMLLFMPDRTPAREYAHGQRPATNLTVALGVAGITVLGLLPNLWYGWVADPAIWELLAGR
- a CDS encoding ABC-F family ATP-binding cassette domain-containing protein; translated protein: MLVALQDATKEYGPLTVLSDITFAVQPGDRVGLVGRNGAGKSTLLRLLTGELKPDGGTVRRAPGVRARALRQDPTFPGGATVDSVLEAAFHDLDALEAELSQAAEAMASGTPESVLHHEAVLEHYVRRGGFERRSRKEAVTLAFGFRGREHDPVAGLSGGERTRLGLAALLVENPDVLLLDEPTNHLDIVMVEWLEGFLSRYPGAVLVISHDRAFLDAVTNETAYLRGGGLSVYKGGYTTFRETLAAEQEQQAAQHAQDARQIASLQASADRMKIWGLGMSKLARRAKAMQARVDRMQARATSAPPPEERTTRITFHAPESGDVVLDARHLTRRLGGRTLFEDVNVQLRRGDRVAIIGRNGAGKTTLLRALLGMDPSDDPRGRVLTGARVSVGYYDQALRGVDPSQTLYDVAREYVQKDFEAHNLLGTFLFPYDQHDKQARILSGGERARLALLKLAQEDHNLLVLDEPTNHLDMEMVEALEDALSAYSGTLLMVSHDRAFIEGLADRIWLIEDGVFYEYPGWADYREKHRPAVVEEVRPTSKPVSAPAPKGKGLWHLKREVEALEAEIARLEAELEEAQAALAAAPPDADFVALGQAAHDLEVRLEAKMTAWGEKQAEVEARGG
- a CDS encoding diguanylate cyclase; its protein translation is MRSFPERGRGGGERPLSRLTVPAAALLGLGVGLLFPQNGRLWDSLNRALPAPPDGRVVVVGVDDTSLRDYGPPTVWPPELYAQALNTLDQAGVQTVGLDPRLSALARTPDLAWVFARPNVVLSSTPGEPLAPLEGQRLPTGVVTLDPDTRGMVRRFRTALPDPSGELQPSFSRQLAVSAGQTVPLDPQPRLLRQFRRDASRLAAIPFRDVVNGNVRFGDLQGRVVILGVTAASEPDTTLLDPAGQPTPVPVLQAQAVSTLLAPPPTLLPGWLVALLAVAAAALAAWLGGLWGFGLALGTLGLAAPLWLVNLWFPGVTVSVAAILGMALVALERWWTLRTLGTRDPLTGMGNRLAFTRAVEHRWPGRAGRPLGLLLVDLSGFRAVNEKYGRGAGDEVLRDLAARLQAQKRRGDLVFRWGPDEFAVLLDNVGPAEIGGLSDNLIASLDGLSYRDLPLRASVGAATTSPDTSGPADLLEAASRSRYRMKYGQAQRE